A window of Macrotis lagotis isolate mMagLag1 chromosome 1, bilby.v1.9.chrom.fasta, whole genome shotgun sequence genomic DNA:
CACCTCCAGTGTTGCTCCAGAGAACATTTTCCCCCtgccttccctttctccccctccccttccagtTTTGACCCCACCCTCCTTGTGGCTGGCCTGATGACGCTTATCTCCCTCCCCACCTGGGTGGGTCCAGGACCTCCTTCAAGTACTCCCTTACCCAGACTCTTCTTTCAGGGCACAGTCCTGTTGGGAGGTATAGTAGCATTAACTTCTGACTGCTTTGTATGCTTCATTTCCTCTGGCCATTGGAAAAGCTTTATTCTTCCCAGGTAAGAAGATCACCTGAAATTAGACATTGAAGAAGGTAGAGAGAGGATGGCATCAGAGTAAACCCTCTTGCCCAGAAAAAAATAAGCTACACTTAAATCCACATGCAAGACTGTTGGAGTAGCCTTTCAGCAGCCTCTTGAGGTCTCTCTCGATTCAAAACTCTGGGTTTTCAGGGGAAAGGGTTTAGAAAAGGGTAATAACTCTGGGTTTTATCTCCACAGAACCAAAACAGTTCAAAGATGAAAGTGATCCGTGTGGGTACTCGCAAGAGCCAGGTAGGATAGGGGTTCCTGCTATCATAGGCACATGGAATCTGAGTTTGGGGGATCACTCTGAGAGGGAGGCTACAGAAGTCTGAGAAGGAGGCTACAGAAGACAGACTTTAGTCTGATCTCTCCTGAGAAATAATCCaaggctggattttttttttttttttttggagagggagCACTGAGGGGAGTCCTGCCTCACCCAGAAGGTTCTTGGGTCAGATCACCTGTATCACAATTGTCCTCTCTGGTCTATGCCCCTCAGGATTTCCCTGGTCTGGTGTTTGTTATATGTCTTGGACTAGCCTCCTGGGCTTTAGGGAGGGAAGGGCAGGACTGACCCAGGTCTTTGCTTCCCAGCTGGCAAGAATACAGACTGACAGTGTGGTGGCAATGCTGAAGGACCTCTACCCTGGTCTGCAGTTTGAAATCAGTGAGTTCTCATTCGATTCCAGGGGAGAGAGGGAATTAGCAGAGGGAAACTTCCATAGGCAAAATCTATAATCCTTCTAAATTCTAACCTATGGAAGAACTAGTTTAAACCATTGCTCTCTACTTCTTGCAATCTTTCCTGATCAGTCCACTATGGTGGACAGTATTTTCCTATTGTCTGTATAACTCATCTGGTCCTTATTATATCCTGTTTGAGTTTGGTCCTCCACCGCCACCTCCCCATGCAGAGAGAGTATTCTTTCCTCTACCCCAGGGCCTAGTACAGCTCGCTTCATGGTGGGAGTAAAGTAGAGGACATATCAAGTCCTGAGATATGTGTTGACTGACTGATCACTCTTATTTATAGTTGCAATGTCCACCACTGGGGACAAGATCCTGGATACTGCCCTCTCTAAGGTAacccttccttctccaacttctaCTGGTCTCCATTCAGCTTTCCCAACTCCATGGATTTTACAGTGCTCTTCTCTTTATCCTGACAGATTGGGGAGAAAAGTCTCTTCACTAAAGAATTGGAATACGCCTTGGAAAAGAATGAGTAAGTGAAGGAGTGGGGCAGGAGAGGTAGACCCTTAAGGCCAACCCAGGACTCTCAGTGCCTTGGTAGAGTGCCACCTCCCCACTATTCTTCTACTTTCCTGGGATCACAGCTGCCCCAGGACCTGTTTGCTATAAAGACCAAAGGGTTTAGTACCCTGAAGATATGGGCCAAGGGTGGACTTCAGGAGGAGTAGGTTTGGGAGTTGAAAGACtataccaggggcagctaggtggcgcagtggataaagcactggccctggagtcaggggtaccttggttcaaatctggcttcagacacaataattacctagctgtgtggccttgggcaagccacttaaccccatttgccttgcaaaaacctaaaaaagaaagaaagaaagaaagactatgCCTTCTTTTCTGGTACTATAGCCctgtcctcagtttcctaaagGGCAGGGACCTGGAGTGAGCTCTTAGTTTAGAATATAAGTGACTGCCATATCTTGGCCCAGTGGTACAAAAACATGGTGTTTGGGCATCTGGGTAAAAAGAAAAGACCCTTCCCAACCTGGTTTCTGAGAGGCAGTGTAGGGTAGTACTGTATTGTGGAAGGAggtctgaatttggagtcaggacacCTGGGTTCCAATACCAACCCCAGCACttcactagccatgtgaccttgactgggctcttctttttttctgagctcatttccttatctgtaaaataaatgcttCCACTTATCTCCTGCACAAGTTGGTTGGGGTGAGGTGGGGAAAGGAGTGTTTTAGAAATAGGAGTTGTGATTAGTCTTTCTGGTCCTCATTCTACCAAAGCATTGAGGGGATTAGGAGGTAATGGGAAACTGTCCCttgttttaacttttgttttcatCTCCCTGGCTCTGTTCTTTCAGAGTGGACCTGGTTGTACATTCCCTGAAGGACTTGCCCACTATCCTGCCCCCAGCCTTTACTATTGGTGCTGTCTGCAAGTAAGAGGCGATCTTGAATTCTAGGGGATTGGAGAGCGGTGTGCGCCTCATGTTTAGCCTTCTGTTACCTTCTTTTTGACTTCACTGTTACTCTCTTGACTTGGGAGAGTTTTAAATACACCTTAGGAGATCACTGTTCAGTTTTTGGTTGTTTCTTTGAAGAGAGATTGGGATGACTCAAATCAGAGTAGTGAACTGATCAAATACCTTACCAGTTCCCCACTTTAAAACCCTTTCCTCTCCACCCTAGGCGGGAGAGCCCCTATGATGCTGTTATCTTCCACCCTAAATATGCTGGGCAGACCTTGGGTACTTTGCCAGAGAAGAGGTAAGAGTCTGAAAAGGAGCACTGAAATTAGAATGGGAAGGCAGAtgctgaagaaggaaagggggaaggatcAGTTAGGGTTACTCACTGCTAACTTCTACCCTAAACCCTGACTTTACAGTGTGGTAGGGACGAGCTCCCTTCGTAGAGCAGCTCAGTTGCAGAGGAAATTTCCACATCTGGAATTCAAAAGTATTGTATCCTTTTGGCAGTATGAGGTGGACATAATAAGGGCTGGAAATGTCTGTAAGTAGGAAGGGCTGTTTTCACTGACTGACATGCAAACAGCCAAGGGAAGTAGGCTTTGGATACCTGAAGCATCCCAGCTAGGAGAAACCTCAGTGGTAGCCCTTAACACTACTTCTGCAGAGAGGGAATCTTAATACTCGGCTTCGGAAGCTGGATGAACAGCAGGAATTTAGTGCCATCATCCTTGCAGCAGCTGGACTGCAACGTATGGGTTGGCAGAACCGGGTAGGGCAGGTGAGTTTTTCCCATCACTTATTACCAGGAGGGTTTATATTTATGTTAGGTGCTAAATCAACCCTCCCTCTAGCTTCTCAAGATCACCTTACCCTTCACTCAAACATTATCATCTAAATGGGAAAACCAGCTCTAGATGGGAACCCAGAGTCTGGGCTTCAGCCTTGCTCAGTCATAGTGCTTGGCAGGGTCCCCTGTCTTTGTGTCCACAACTGACCGCCTGCTCTACTCCTCCAGCTCCTGTATCCTGAAGAATGTCTCTATGCTGTGGGCCAGGTATGCTCAGTTGCCAGAGCCACCTTGGAGCTCCGGGGGGTGTGGGCATTTTGGGTTCTTCCTCCTGTTCCTAACTAAGGCTGGTAGCCTTTGGGCTTCTCTCCCCTGCAGCTGGGGAGAGCTGGGATTCACTgggaaatcattttggcagcCCCATCCCGAACCAGGTTAGGTTTGGGGTAAAAGGAAAGGCCTGATGCAATGCAGGGTTTCTCCTCAGGGGGCCCTGGGCGTTGAGGTGCGAGCCAAGGACCAGGAAGTACTGGATTTGGTTGGGGTGCTCCATGATCCCGAGACCTTGCTCCGCTGCATTGCTGAGAGGGCCTTCCTGAGGCACCTGGTAGGACCTTTCACTTGGGGAGGGTGTACCTGGGTATGCTATACACAAAGTAAACATCAGCCAACTAGATGAATGTTGGGAAAATCTGATAGTGGAATCCCCCTTTCCAATTAAAACATATTGGTAGAGTTCTGGGAACTCAAAACCATGGTCTTGTTATATAGGAAGGAGGTTGCAGCGTGCCTGTGGCAGTCCATACAGTTCTCAAGGATGAGCAGGTAAGTGTTTATTTTGTCTTGGTTTAAATACAGCTTGGGACAGACCACCTAAATCACCTTTCCCTAAGGAATGGCTGCCGGTTAGCTTTAATAGCCTACTGTTACTTTAGAgtatacaaaaattaaatatgacAATTCTGTGCCCCCGGCGGACCTCCCTCTAAGACCGAGCCACCTGTTGTGTTCCAGCTATACTTGACTGGAGGAGTGTGGAGTCTGGATGGCTCAGATAGTCTGAAGGAAACCATGCAGACAACCATCAACATCTTGGCCCAGGTACCAGGCCCCTTAGACTTCGAGGGGAGGGCAAACAAGGGCTCCGCTGTACACCTTCTATGCTAATTCACTTCTCTCTAGCATGAAGACGGCCCAGAGGATGATATGCAGCGGGTGAGCATCACTGCCCGGAATATACCTCAGGGAGCCCAAACGGCAGCTGAAAACCTGGGCATCAGTCTTGCTAACCTGCTGCTGAACAAGGGAGCCAAGAAGATCTTGGATGTAGCAAGACAGCTCAACGATGCCCACTAAACCTAGCTCTGAAGGCATTTTTCTGCTCATAACAGAATTTTTTGGGGTGCCCTGAACCCCTCCCCCCATTAACTCGAAAGGGACTTCCCCCGGCAGAAAAACTTCATCACCCAGGACTCAGGTGTGGGAAAGGGGACCTTGTTGCTGCTAAGCATCCCAGTGCCTTGTTCCAGCCCCTCAGTAATTCCTGGGGCTGGGGGACCGTCCGCTTCTGGTGGAGTCGGATGTTGAATGTAACAAACCTGTCAATAAAACGCCTTTTATTTACTCTGGTGGAACTTTTATTTGGGCCTAGACAAAGGCAGGGGGGTGGACGATCAGATTCCTGCTCTGGGCCCCAGGATTCACATACAAAAACGGTTCTAACATTCCGACCCAAAGGCCCCCGAGGCAAAGGCGGCCCCGGCCTCTGGCTTACACGGGCTGGCCTGTGGGACCCGGGGAGCCCCTCGGGCCGCGCCCAGTGTTGCTCAAGAAAGACAAGAAACTGCACTTAGAAAATACAGAAAACGTTTAATAAAATTAAGTTACTCCAGACCTCCGAGGGCTTCCAGTCGCCGACCGGAGGCCGGGGTCCGGGCGGGGGCTGTGTCGGGGCGGGCCGCCtcgccgcgccgcgccgcgccgcgcgGGGGAGGAGCGAGGAGGGCGCCGGTGCTCAGCTCTCCCGGTGAGGGGGAGGCGGCCCTGAAAAGGGCCTTTGTGGTGGGGCGGGCCCGGCGCGGCCCGGCCGGGCTCAGTACTCCTGCGAGGCCTGCGTGCTCTTCTTGCTGCTGCCGCTGCCCGGGGCCTTGGGCCCCGCGATGGCGCCGCTCTTCTTGGGCAGCAGCACCGCCTGGATGTTGGGCAGCACGCCGCCCTGGGCGATGGTCACGCCGCCCAGCAGCTTGTTGAGCTCCTCGTCGTTGCGGATGGCCAGCTGCAGGTGGCGGGGGATGATGCGGGTCTTCTTGTTGTCCCGGGCCGCGTTGCCCGCCAGCTCCAGGATCTCGGCCGTCAGGTACTCCAGCACGGCGGCCAAGTACACGGGCGCGCCGGCTCCGACCCGCTCCGCGTAGTGGCCCTTCCTCAGCAGCCGGTGCACACGGCCCACGGGGAACTGCAGCCCGGCCCGCGAGGAGCGAGACTTGGCCTTGGCGCGGGCCTTCCCGCCGGTCTTGCCGCGACCCGACATGCTAACGTACGAAGCGCCGGACTGCTCTGGAGAGGATCACCGCGGGTAACGGCTGCGCGTGCGCACCCACGCTCGCCAGCTCTCGCCGCAATCTGGATGCCGGCGCGCGGGCCAAGCGGCCGCCTTTAAGGCAGCCGGTCACCGCGGCCTTGGCTTACTTATTGGCTGGATCGTCCAGCGACCGCTTCCGATTGGCTAGAGGTGCTCCTCGGGCTCCTCCTCTCGAGCGTGCGAGCGTGCCTCCCGATTGGTTGGATTTGAAAACCCTTCTTACCGGGGAATAGGATCGTGAGTGGCAAACTAGAAGGCGGGCCGTGCGCCCCACCCCCGGCTTCCCGCTCCGCCAGACCGCCAATCAGGCGGAAGCGCGCGAGGTTCAAACGGTACCGGCGCCGAGAAGGAAGGGGGCGGCCCGCGGGGCGCGTCCAGAGTGACCCTGCTGGACTCAGTTTCCGCCTGTGCACAGCGAGCCGGAGAAGGAAAGGGCAGTCGGCTGCGGGGTCTGCGAGGAAGCCCAAAAGTGGGGTCACGGAGGCGAAGGAGCCGCACCCCCCGGGGCTGGCCCCCGTCTCATTCCGATGTCTGGCACCTGCTGCCCCTCCCCCGACGGTGCCGCGCTCGGCCACAGCGCCACCCAGCGGTCCCGCAGCGACGCACAGCGGGTGCTCACCTGGGGCTGAGGagctttcccccaccccccaccccccattcctTCTTACTAGGAGAGGTGTCTTAAGTGAAGCTGATGTAGAAACCAAGTGTAAGAAAAGTAATTaaatcttttctaaaaaattatgctttgaattttttcccttctgccCTGCCCCTTAGGTCAAAGTCCAAGCCCTGCTTCAATGGGTTTCGATGAGGCGGGAAGGAAATCCACCAACTGGATGGgctacaaccccccccccaaattaggATCTTCTAAAATCAGTATCAAAATGAAGGGGGACTTTTGAAGCTATTTTGCCCCTTTCTTTGGAATGTGAGCTTCTTGGGAGCAGGCACTCcatcattttctaattttctaatgaCATTCTtggcacttagcacagtgctttacaCATTTGTTGTCGTGTGtgcatggggtggggggtggtttctgcctccagtttcttcatctgtaaaatgttctagagaaggaaatggcaaaccatttcaggatctttgccaagaaaacccccaatgggtcAAAGTCTGAACCAAAACTGAACACAGTAAGCGCTTAAATATTTTTACCACACATCCAtctacccacccacccacccaaagcTTGAATAGAATCCAATCTGCTACACAATATACGCCTCAGCTTCAAGTTTTGACATCCAGGAAAGAGAACCCATCATAgcagtctattctacctctctttagTTCTAATAACTTTTTCAAGGCATTTTCCTCTTAGAGAAAAACTCTATTTACCTTTCAGATTTCCACCTTTTGATCCTATATCTTTCTCCCTTATTCTTTACTTCCACtcaaaattttagttaaaaaaaatgatgctcCCTTTCAAGCTTTGTCAGCTCTACCAGAAACAATTGCCACCAATTGGCAGATAGGTACAGGAAGCCCCAGGAGGGTCAGCAATCCCCAGACCATCAGTCCAGCCCACAAATCCAGGGGAAATAGCTGACTCCTGGGGTAAAGGGTCAGCAATCCCCACTAAGGCTACACAGAAGGTTGGCAAACCAGCCTAGATGAAACAGAAAAGACACCATGAGGAGACACAGGGCAAGGGCAAGTCAAGCCACTACCACCACTTTGACCAACATCCCCACCCCTGCCCTTCATGGAGACAGCTCAGGACTGTGAACACAAGAAGCTTGGACCAAGGCTTCCTGCCCACAACCCTCAGCCGTCATCCTGAGAAGCAGCCCCAGAAGAGTGAGAGCCCATAAATTGTTCCTGCAGGTGCAGCAACCCCAACACctgaagatccagaaaagatctTGCCCCCAACGTCCCTGGCACTGCCAAATAGTTAAACATCATCAATGGATACAATTTCATCAGTGTAAGTCACATTAAAGCCAAGGCACTGCCAGCTCCTCTGCTGCTGCCCCCCTAAAAGCCAtagggtttttccttttttttttaggttttttttgcaaggcaaacagttaagtggctttcccaaggccacacagttaggtaattaagtgtctgaggctgaatttgaactcaggtgctcctgattccagggtcagtgctctatcctctgtgacacctagctgcccctctttctgACTTTTAACTAAAAGCTCCCCCTTGGCATTTCCTCCATTGGAATATAAACTCCTGGGAGGAGGGGCTGCCTGACTCTTCTAAGTGCatcccagcacttagcacttTGCTTTGTacttagtaagcacttaatacacCCTTGCTTCAATCAATCCATCTTGTTAGGGGCAGCCTTGACAAGGGATGAGCCAACCTCTTCTTGAATAGCTTCCAGCGGCTGACCAGCTCACTACAATCATCACTTGTTGAAGCAGTTCAGCACATTTTTGGATAGCTCTGATAAagtgtttggtttttaaaagttttctctcACTAAGTCCAAACCTGTGCCTGTATAACTCAATTCACTGATAATGGGACTATGCAAAATAAGTCCTTTTATGTGACAATTTTTCAAAGACAGTTTGAAGACAGCTATTCCACCTGAGATTTTTTCTTCAATGTAATTTTCCACATGGGCTGTTACATGACTTATCTAAGTAAGTAGTTTTCCCCACCAGTAGGGAAGGGAAGCACAGTATCTAGATGCAGGGGTATCCaactttttagctcttctgggctaaAGTGCTCAACAAAAACCCCTTAAGGGACTCCATGGAAAATTCAATACCCATTCACGAATTCAATGCAAACTACACCAACACAGAGCACAGCAAACGCATCAGCTGATGGCCTAAGGTTGGATACACCTGattagaagaaagaagataagagaGTGATCAGGAATTGAAGTTTGCCTAATGGGGGAAGGTAGCAGTAAGTGTCCCACCATATACAAAATCAATTGAAAACAAGAGCCACACTTAACAGTTAAAAAAGTGAACCAAACACATTTATTATCACTGAAGGAGCAACCCAGGTTGctcctttttaatcaaaatgcTTAATTCCCAATTAACACATCAATTCACACAACCCTTGCTTAGGCCTGTTTCCTGGGACCCACGGACTTAGCCTGATCCTTAGAGGCAACGAAGCTTCCAAAAAGTTGTTACCTCCTGCCCCGAGGAGGCTtccagaaaggaaggagggggagaaaatgTCAATTCAAGGGAGGCCAGAGGGCAAATACAATCAATAAATAATCATTGAGGGTAGGATACCTCCTGAGGAGAGAATCTGAGGACAGAAATGGATGGGGAGAAGCCCAACAGGCTTATGGGGAATACAGTCTTGGTCCAAAAGGGGATCCACATGAGATGGGCACAGAGGGTTATGTAGGAAAGAGTCACGGTCAAGGACTCAAATATCATAGAAGAGTCGAACGAGCTGGTATCGAATGGAGAACGTGATAGCACTAGCCAGAATCTgcaaagagaaagatgagaaaaggagGCAGAGAGGAGACCTTAGGGAGGTGACCAGGTCAGGGAGAGGATTtttggaaaaacaagaaaaaaataaaataagagggaTGGCTACAATGCCCATCTTGGCTCACTGGAATTACCTGCAGGAGCAGAAGCAACAACGTGAGATTTCTTTCATGAATGGGTCCCAGGATCTTGATGAGCAAATTAATGAGGGTCATATTGTTGCATTCAATGTAGGCCCCTGCCTCATTTTCACCTCGACGGACTGCCACCAGGCGAAGGGCTTCTGCCCCCTGGAGAAGCAGAGGGTTGGGGGTTGATCATCAGTCcaagggaccccccccccccaggcctgcTCAGGCATGAGTCCCACAGAATGCCTGAGCACTGGCCTGAGTCACCTTTACCTTTAGAATGAGAGTGCCCAAGAGAGAAAGGTTCTTGGCCTTGAACTTAGAATAGCTCATCTCCAGCTTCCCTGTTTTGGTGTTGAGCCTGTGGAGGAAATGAGGTGACAGAGTCAGTAGAGCATGGTAGAAGTCCTTCCTGGTGGTAGAAACCTCAGATCCTCTTTGAAttccaatttcctcctctgtagaatGAGGATTATAATAGTTCTACCTCACAGGTCTATTAATAAAGTGCTTTACAGTCCTGAAAATATGTACATGTCAGGCATTCAGGTCAACAAGGGCCTATGGTAGGCACTGGAGGAAAGGTAAACGGAGTAGATGAGACACCTCCTGTCTTTATGGAGATTAAGATCTAGTCAAGGAATGTGGCATACacaaattggggtggggggaaagtaAGAAGGTAAATAAGGCCCATATAAATGAttgaaaggtaaaggaaggaggaCAGGCTGTGTCATAATTGAGAGAAGGCAAAAGGGAAGATGGGGGAGCAGGAAGAAATTGGACATTAAAGCCTGGAAAAAGGCAAAGTAGAAAATTTGAATAAGGTAACAAACAGTTCAGTTTCACTGGAGCACAGGATATAGGAGAAAAACTAAAGGCAGTGAGAGCCAGATTTCAGAGGGCCAAGAATGCCAGGCAAAGCAGTATGACTTTTACTCAGGGGACAAAGAGTGATCTACTGAGGGATTCCAAAGAGGATTGATGCATAAAAGAAATTCTGGCAGTATTAGGTATTTGATTGGTATGcgagaaaagagaaaacaatgataattttaaagttttatgaaCATGGGGGATGAGGTAAATGGCAGCACCATTAAAGGAAATCTTTATGTGCTTCTTGGGCACACACCATTTCAAGAATCATCAGTCCagtctttcctctcagaccttccacCTTCAATCACACTGACCCCAGAACCCAGAGACTTTTTTTTGGCCTCCTAGAAGCTGT
This region includes:
- the HMBS gene encoding porphobilinogen deaminase isoform X3, translated to MSASGDAAAGNQNSSKMKVIRVGTRKSQLARIQTDSVVAMLKDLYPGLQFEIIAMSTTGDKILDTALSKIGEKSLFTKELEYALEKNEVDLVVHSLKDLPTILPPAFTIGAVCKRESPYDAVIFHPKYAGQTLGTLPEKSVVGTSSLRRAAQLQRKFPHLEFKSIRGNLNTRLRKLDEQQEFSAIILAAAGLQRMGWQNRVGQLLYPEECLYAVGQGALGVEVRAKDQEVLDLVGVLHDPETLLRCIAERAFLRHLEGGCSVPVAVHTVLKDEQLYLTGGVWSLDGSDSLKETMQTTINILAQHEDGPEDDMQRVSITARNIPQGAQTAAENLGISLANLLLNKGAKKILDVARQLNDAH
- the H2AX gene encoding histone H2AX, giving the protein MSGRGKTGGKARAKAKSRSSRAGLQFPVGRVHRLLRKGHYAERVGAGAPVYLAAVLEYLTAEILELAGNAARDNKKTRIIPRHLQLAIRNDEELNKLLGGVTIAQGGVLPNIQAVLLPKKSGAIAGPKAPGSGSSKKSTQASQEY
- the HMBS gene encoding porphobilinogen deaminase isoform X2, with translation MLHFLWPLEKLYSSQNQNSSKMKVIRVGTRKSQLARIQTDSVVAMLKDLYPGLQFEIIAMSTTGDKILDTALSKIGEKSLFTKELEYALEKNEVDLVVHSLKDLPTILPPAFTIGAVCKRESPYDAVIFHPKYAGQTLGTLPEKSVVGTSSLRRAAQLQRKFPHLEFKSIRGNLNTRLRKLDEQQEFSAIILAAAGLQRMGWQNRVGQLLYPEECLYAVGQGALGVEVRAKDQEVLDLVGVLHDPETLLRCIAERAFLRHLEGGCSVPVAVHTVLKDEQLYLTGGVWSLDGSDSLKETMQTTINILAQHEDGPEDDMQRVSITARNIPQGAQTAAENLGISLANLLLNKGAKKILDVARQLNDAH
- the HMBS gene encoding porphobilinogen deaminase isoform X4, which translates into the protein MKVIRVGTRKSQLARIQTDSVVAMLKDLYPGLQFEIIAMSTTGDKILDTALSKIGEKSLFTKELEYALEKNEVDLVVHSLKDLPTILPPAFTIGAVCKRESPYDAVIFHPKYAGQTLGTLPEKSVVGTSSLRRAAQLQRKFPHLEFKSIRGNLNTRLRKLDEQQEFSAIILAAAGLQRMGWQNRVGQLLYPEECLYAVGQEGGCSVPVAVHTVLKDEQLYLTGGVWSLDGSDSLKETMQTTINILAQHEDGPEDDMQRVSITARNIPQGAQTAAENLGISLANLLLNKGAKKILDVARQLNDAH
- the HMBS gene encoding porphobilinogen deaminase isoform X5: MSASGDAAAGNQNSSKMKVIRVGTRKSQLARIQTDSVVAMLKDLYPGLQFEIIAMSTTGDKILDTALSKIGEKSLFTKELEYALEKNEVDLVVHSLKDLPTILPPAFTIGAVCKRESPYDAVIFHPKYAGQTLGTLPEKSVVGTSSLRRAAQLQRKFPHLEFKSIRGNLNTRLRKLDEQQEFSAIILAAAGLQRMGWQNRVGQLLYPEECLYAVGQEGGCSVPVAVHTVLKDEQLYLTGGVWSLDGSDSLKETMQTTINILAQHEDGPEDDMQRVSITARNIPQGAQTAAENLGISLANLLLNKGAKKILDVARQLNDAH
- the HMBS gene encoding porphobilinogen deaminase isoform X1, which gives rise to MKVIRVGTRKSQLARIQTDSVVAMLKDLYPGLQFEIIAMSTTGDKILDTALSKIGEKSLFTKELEYALEKNEVDLVVHSLKDLPTILPPAFTIGAVCKRESPYDAVIFHPKYAGQTLGTLPEKSVVGTSSLRRAAQLQRKFPHLEFKSIRGNLNTRLRKLDEQQEFSAIILAAAGLQRMGWQNRVGQLLYPEECLYAVGQGALGVEVRAKDQEVLDLVGVLHDPETLLRCIAERAFLRHLEGGCSVPVAVHTVLKDEQLYLTGGVWSLDGSDSLKETMQTTINILAQHEDGPEDDMQRVSITARNIPQGAQTAAENLGISLANLLLNKGAKKILDVARQLNDAH